In a single window of the Esox lucius isolate fEsoLuc1 chromosome 22, fEsoLuc1.pri, whole genome shotgun sequence genome:
- the obsl1a gene encoding obscurin-like protein 1a, with the protein MDIFGGAPRVLGYLRPVVAQCGDDAVLQCKIGGDPRPEVIWEKKNVQILSEGRYRLSEEGKAYFLHITGVRLEDAGQYICKASNSVGETCAPATLKVESQEQQGAQKQTTVLNGVQQIRLVNGESAGAQNGESRRQHSSESGGQKKQNGENGLLENGENRGKENKAVELQNGTVEQQNGAVEQHYRAVEQKTGAVDQQNAAAEQKNRAIEQKNGAVDQQNTAAERKNRAIEQKNGAVSASQVKSQPYDEEPLLSDDRPRFLIKPLSLRVDRGEDAAFSCKLSGNPLPQVEWEKDGKKLSDIFESAHFNINSQEGGWFQLRLFRTRLPDGGVYTCRAHNSHGSALAGAVLLVEPIPERQESGVSNSNGQSVSQASPRSTRHRTVRHGSSRLPDEPSLNSSKVKKFAVSEGKHAKFRCFVTGKPKPEIIWKKDGVPLEAGRRHLLFEDREGYYTLKVMYCKQQDTGLYVCAASNALGHTLSAVHLTVKDPAVRFKRSLQDVEVREGATAVLECEVPNDGIPAAWYLEDQRLQPGGKYGMEQKGTRRRLTIAGVGADDDGVYLCEMPDGGKSIAELAVKGTIVKKLPRKVDVLEGENAAFCVEVEEDDMDVHWFKDGLKLHESHQTILKSFGKTHVLVFVSVSHVDTGVVTFVVGRSKTSSRLRVKAARHCPPACPVGVKMDLDGPSSVLLSWEPTPASQTTTRSVYVLERQEVGSQEWLRCQTSDAATSTEVTGDSVPCEGNYRFRVCCVNKYGRSGHVEFPKAVHLVPGPKIRAPLQSCEVTEGEDALFTIDLSVMVTGTWFLNSTQLQDSQSYSIQQAKTQHSLVIHSARMEDNEAEVTFIANGVRDSAVLKVQTAEVKFSPLSESDCHKRVETGDPVVLYCEVSRPSATVAWFKDGVKLQVTEGLNIQSEGNMRRIVIQSAEVTDSGVYTCETTSDAIKFNVKVEGPPVQFSDIPEEELQKSATELDPVVLTCKVSREDANTTWYKDGLEVQASDNITIQAEGTLRRLIIRCAETTDAGTYRCQSGDNGLSFTVNIKEPPVMIVEPKEDVVIEAPVSEQVVLQCELSRSAGEVHWFKDGLEVLETDNVQLTTEGPYRRLTVLHGSPEDSGEYVCDTNGDSVFFQLTVTEPPVRIVSPTESELELTSLASERLELSCNVSHPDARVRWYRDGLEVEESASLTLEVQGGRRTLVIPMTTVNDTGEYVCDTEDDSVTWLVTITEPPVKFARPKNMSDKIDHISGEPIVLEIEVSRTSAEVIWMKDGRKIEESSDVSVVVDGLICRLTIQRATPEDSGKYTCLGSDDIIHFQVKVSEPPVSIVNRSEVKTEVKSLLCDDIELECELSRANVVAKWYKDGHRFDGDERFCEEEEGNFRSLVILNAELEDSGDYFLDVGDDNITFHVTVQEPPVTILGNSENPGYQEMVAGDDLIVACEVSRANAPVQWYCNDRPLTSDDRTYIESYGTLRKLILSDVQPSDSGKYTCDAIGDKLVTMVKIQDSPVTFVNKQEVNLVTGYEAESVTLTGVVSKENAAVRWLKDWEPVIGDRFHVGVDGATRFLTIDPLRRSDSGEYTVDANTDEMHFSLLVKGMRVKFAKSLHDTLAHADGMVTMRCEVCKPKADVQWLKDGVEIVPSRRFTIRADGVERSLTIHRLVREDAGEYACESKDDRTAARLRVEMPRVVEFLTDLHNTMVLEGEDAIFKCVLSPEDVQLKWMMDGEPIVMGDRFQSTQNGLCHSLVIKSCQILDSSKITAEAEGNVSKATLKVQEAQVTFTKKTEAVMADEYGDATLETEVSLETAEVQWMRQGVVIQPGPRHILSLNGRKRTLTICNLTLSDRGTYRCETLHDRTQVKLNVEPRKITIRKGLVDMETFERETASFEVELSHADVEGIWQKDGIRIKPNNNWRVSSNGLVHGLTLSNLTLEDTGTIAFSAEGLRTSARLIVKETPVSIVKKLADLRLEKDSPATLECELSRQNVEVNWLKNGTDLKPGKTHHRIYSMGRKRFCQILQCALSDSGTYTCDAGDTSTSCKLEVYEPELLVLHGLEDLYVLEDQNAVFMCEVSMEDVAGEWYKDGHKIRPSSTIKIRTEGTKHFLLMCSVKAEDSGEIRFVARQTESTAYLEVEEAPVSIVKPLRDRTALEKHRVVLDCTVSTPRCEVTWYRGETELVSSERLQIHSDGCYHKLTIHEATVEDEGSYTIEVDQHRSTARLLVEAQSLVIEEELEDVEVTAPDQACFQCKVSVAINRPPLWTLNGETLTSSPEVRLENHGTVNKLTLKKTRPDMSGTVTFAMGKAKSSAKLKVM; encoded by the exons ATGGACATATTCGGCGGTGCTCCTCGCGTGCTGGGCTACTTGCGTCCCGTGGTGGCGCAGTGTGGCGATGACGCCGTCCTGCAATGCAAGATCGGAGGAGACCCCCGGCCCGAGGTGATCTGGGAGAAGAAGAACGTACAGATCCTGTCGGAGGGACGCTACAGGCTGTCGGAAGAGGGCAAGGCCTACTTCCTGCACATCACTGGGGTCAGGCTGGAGGACGCAGGCCAGTACATCTGCAAGGCCAGTAACAGCGTCGGGGAGACGTGTGCCCCAGCCACTTTGAAGGTGGAGAGTCAGGAACAACAGGGGGCGCAGAAACAGACTACAGTATTAAATGGGGTGCAGCAGATCAGGCTAGTAAATGGAGAGTCGGCGGGGGCACAGAACGGGGAAAGTAGAAGGCAACATAGCAGTGAATCGGGAGGGCAAAAAAAACAGAACGGAGAAAATGGACTCCTAGAAAATGGGGAGAATAGAGGCAAAGAGAACAAAGCGGTGGAACTGCAGAACGGCACGGTAGAACAACAGAATGGAGCGGTAGAACAACACTACAGAGCAGTAGAACAAAAGACTGGAGCAGTGGACCAACAGAACGCAGCAGCAGAACAAAAGAACAGAGCGATAGAACAAAAGAACGGGGCTGTGGACCAACAGAACACAGCAGCAGAACGAAAGAACAGAGCAATAGAACAAAAGAACGGAGCTGTCAGTGCGAGCCAGGTAAAGTCGCAGCCATATGATGAGGAGCCCCTGCTGTCCGACGACAGGCCTCGCTTCCTCATCAAGCCCCTCTCCCTGAGGGTGGACCGCGGTGAAGACGCAGCCTTTTCCTGCAAGCTATCCGGGAACCCTCTACCCCAGGTGGAGTGGGAGAAGGACGGGAAGAAGCTGAGCGACATCTTCGAGAGCGCCCACTTCAACATCAACAGCCAGGAAGGAGGCTGGTTCCAGCTGAGGCTCTTCCGGACTAGGCTACCCGATGGGGGCGTGTACACCTGCAGGGCCCATAACAGCCACGGTTCGGCACTGGCCGGTGCAGTTTTGCTCGTGGAGCCCATCCCTGAAAGGCAGGAGAGTGGGGTGTCTAACTCTAACGGGCAAAGCGTCAGCCAGGCATCGCCACGCAGTACGAGGCACAGGACTGTCCGTCACGGTTCGTCAAGACTGCCGGACGAGCCCAGTCTGAACTCGTCCAAGGTGAAGAAGTTTGCGGTGTCTGAGGGGAAGCACGCTAAGTTCCGCTGCTTCGTGACAGGAAAACCCAAGCCCGAGATCATCTGGAAGAAAGACGGAGTTCCTCTTGAGGCCGGGAGGCGTCACCTCCTGTTTGAGGACAGAGAAGGTTACTATACACTCAAGGTGATGTACTGCAAACAGCAGGACACGGGCCTCTACGTGTGTGCTGCTTCCAACGCCCTGGGGCACACCCTCAGTGCCGTTCACCTGACTGTCAAAG ACCCGGCGGTGCGTTTCAAGCGTTCGCTGCAGGACgtggaggtgagagagggggcCACGGCTGTGTTAGAGTGCGAAGTACCCAACGACGGCATCCCCGCTGCCTGGTACCTGGAGGACCAGAGACTGCAGCCGGGTGGGAAGTACGGCATGGAGCAGAAAGGCACGAGACGTAGGCTCACCATCGCAGGCGTAGGAGCGGACGACGACGGAGTCTACCTATGTGAGATGCCAGACGGAGGGAAGAGTATCGCGGAGCTGGCCGTCAAAG GCACAATTGTTAAAAAACTTCCTCGCAAAGTGGACGTGTTGGAAGGGGAGAACGCAGCATTCtgtgtggaggtggaggaggacgaCATGGACGTCCACTGGTTCAAAGACGGTCTGAAGCTACACGAGAGCCACCAGACCATCCTCAAGTCATTCGGTAAAACCCACGTCCTGGTCTTTGTCAGCGTCTCCCACGTGGACACCGGGGTCGTGACCTTCGTCGTGGGAAGATCCAAGACCTCTTCACGGCTCAGGGTCAAAG CTGCCAGACACTGTCCTCCCGCCTGTCCGGTGGGAGTGAAGATGGACCTGGACGGGCCCAGCAGTGTGCTCCTCTCCTGGGAACCGACCCCTGCCAGCCAGACCACCACACGCTCCGTCTATGTCCTGGAGAGACAGGAGGTGGGCTCCCAGGAGTGGTTGAGGTGTCAGACGTCCGACGCGGCCACCTCCACAGAGGTGACGGGCGATAGCGTGCCCTGCGAGGGGAATTATCGATTCCGCGTCTGTTGCGTCAATAAGTACGGCCGTAGTGGACACGTGGAGTTCCCTAAAGCCGTTCATCTTG TACCGGGCCCCAAGATCAGGGCACCTCTCCAAAGCTGCGAGGTGACAGAAGGGGAGGACGCCCTGTTCACCATCGATCTGTCAGTGATGGTAACGGGCACCTGGTTCCTGAACAGTACCCAGCTCCAGGACAGCCAAAGCTATTCTATCCAACAGGCCAAGACACAGCACTCCCTGGTCATCCACAGTGCCAGGATGGAAGACAATGAAGCAGAAGTCACCTTTATTGCCAACGGAGTCAGAGACTCTGCAGTTCTCAAGGTTCAGA CTGCAGAGGTGAAGTTCAGCCCCTTGTCAGAGTCAGACTGTCATAAAAGGGTGGAGACTGGTGACCCCGTGGTGCTGTACTGCGAGGTGTCCCGCCCCTCAGCCACGGTAGCCTGGTTTAAGGATGGGGTGAAGCTGCAGGTGACGGAGGGCCTCAACATCCAATCAGAGGGCAACATGAGGAGGATTGTTATCCAATCTGCTGAGGTCACTGACTCAGGCGTGTACACATGCGAGACGACAAGTGAtgccatcaaattcaatgtgAAGGTTGAAG GTCCCCCTGTGCAATTCAGTGACATCCCTGAGGAGGAGCTTCAGAAGTCTGCCACAGAGCTGGATCCTGTGGTGCTCACCTGTAAAGTCTCCAGAGAGGATGCCAACACTACCTG GTATAAAGACGGGCTAGAGGTCCAGGCCAGCGACAACATCACAATCCAGGCAGAGGGCACCCTGAGGAGACTGATCATCCGCTGTGCTGAGACCACAGACGCAGGAACCTATAGATGTCAATCTGGAGACAATGGCCTCTCATTCACTGTTAACATCAAAG AACCTCCGGTAATGATCGTGGAACCCAAGGAGGATGTGGTCATTGAAGCTCCCGTCTCCGAGCAGGTGGTCCTGCAGTGTGAGCTGTCCCGCTCCGCCGGTGAAGTCCACTGGTTTAAGGACGGCCTGGAGGTCCTGGAAACGGACAACGTTCAACTGACAACTGAAGGACCATACAGAAGGCTGACCGTCCTCCACGGGTCACCAGAAGATTCCGGAGAGTATGTCTGCGACACCAACGGGGACTCTGTGTTTTTCCAGCTCACCGTAACAG AGCCTCCGGTGCGGATCGTCTCCCCCACCGAGTCTGAGCTAGAGCTGACCAGTCTGGCCTCTGAGAGGCTGGAGCTCAGCTGTAATGTCTCCCACCCTGACGCCCGGGTACGGTGGTACCGAGACGGactggaggtggaggagagtgcCTCTCTCACCCTGGAGGTCCAAGGAGGCCGCAGGACACTGGTCATACCCATGACCACCGTGAATGACACGGGAGAGTATGTATGTGACACAGAGGACGACTCTGTCACGTGGCTGGTCACCATTACAG AACCTCCTGTGAAGTTTGCCCGGCCCAAGAACATGTCTGACAAAATTGACCATATTTCTGGAGAGCCAATTGTCCTGGAGATTGAAGTGTCTCGGACCAGCGCGGAGGTGATCTGGATGAAGGATGGACGGAAGATAGAGGAGAGCAGCGATGTCTCCGTCGTTGTGGATGGACTCATCTGCCGCCTCACCATCCAAAGGGCTACTCCAGAAGATTCTGGGAAATACACATGTCTTGGCTCAGATGATATCATCCACTTCCAGGTCAAGGTGTCAG AACCACCAGTGAGCATAGTGAATAGATCAGAGGTGAAGACGGAGGTCAAGTCTCTGCTCTGTGATGACATCGAGTTGGAGTGTGAACTCTCCAGGGCTAACGTCGTCGCTAAATGGTACAAGGATGGCCACCGATTCGATGGGGACGAGCGGTTCTGTGAAGAAGAAGAAGGCAATTTCCGCTCCCTGGTGATCCTCAACGCAGAGCTGGAAGATTCCGGAGACTATTTTCTGGATGTCGGAGATGACAACATTACTTTCCATGTCACTGTGCAAG AGCCTCCGGTGACCATCCTGGGGAACTCGGAGAACCCAGGCTACCAGGAGATGGTTGCGGGAGATGACCTGATCGTAGCCTGTGAGGTATCGAGGGCCAACGCCCCTGTCCAGTGGTACTGTAACGACAGACCGTTGACAAGTGATGACCGGACCTACATTGAGAGCTATGGCACTCTAAGGAAACTAATCCTTTCTGACGTTCAGCCGTCCGACTCTGGGAAGTACACGTGTGACGCCATCGGTGACAAGTTGGTCACCATGGTGAAGATACAAG ACTCCCCTGTCACCTTTGTaaacaaacaggaagtgaaCCTTGTCACGGGTTACGAGGCAGAGAGCGTGACACTGACAGGGGTCGTGTCGAAGGAGAACGCTGCCGTTCGCTGGCTCAAGGACTGGGAGCCTGTCATCGGGGACCGCTTCCACGTGGGCGTTGACGGCGCCACACGTTTCCTTACCATTGACCCTCTGAGACGGTCAGACAGTGGAGAATACACAGTGGACGCCAACACAGACGAGATGCACTTCAGTCTGCTGGTCAAAG GGATGAGAGTGAAGTTTGCCAAGTCGCTCCACGACACCTTAGCCCACGCGGACGGCATGGTGACCATGCGCTGCGAGGTTTGCAAGCCCAAGGCGGACGTACAGTGGCTGAAGGATGGCGTGGAGATTGTGCCCAGCCGAAGATTCACTATCCGCGCCGACGGCGTGGAGCGAAGCCTGACCATCCACAGGCTAGTCAGGGAAGACGCGGGGGAGTACGCTTGTGAGTCCAAGGACGACCGCACCGCCGCCAGGCTCAGAGTGGAGA TGCCCCGTGTGGTGGAGTTTCTGACGGATCTCCACAACACCATGGTGCTGGAGGGAGAGGACGCCATCTTTAAGTGCGTGCTGTCACCGGAGGACGTGCAGCTGAAGTGGATGATGGACGGCGAGCCCATTGTCATGGGCGACCGTTTCCAGTCGACACAGAACGGCCTGTGTCACAGTCTGGTGATCAAGAGCTGTCAGATACTGGACTCCTCCAAAATAACCGCTGAGGCAGAGGGGAACGTGTCCAAGGCTACCCTCAAAGTGCAGG AGGCTCAGGTGACCTTCACCAAGAAAACGGAGGCGGTGATGGCCGATGAGTACGGAGACGCGACATTGGAAACTGAGGTCAGTCTGGAGACGGCTGAGGTCCAATGGATGAGGCAGGGCGTTGTCATCCAGCCTGGACCGCGACACATCCTGAGCCTGAATGGTCGGAAACGCACACTGACCATTTGTAACCTCACCCTCTCTGACCGAGGAACGTACCGCTGTGAAACTCTGCACGACCGCACGCAGGTCAAACTCAACGTGGAGC CCCGTAAAATTACCATCCGCAAGGGTCTGGTTGACATGGAGACCTTTGAGCGGGAGACGGCCTCGTTCGAGGTGGAGCTGTCTCACGCTGACGTGGAGGGCATCTGGCAAAAAGACGGAATCCGGATCAAACCTAACAACAACTGGCGGGTGAGCAGCAATGGGCTGGTCCATGGCCTCACGCTGTCCAACCTCACCCTGGAGGACACAGGCACCATCGCCTTCTCTGCAGAGGGCCTCCGGACCTCCGCAAGGCTCATTGTTAAAG AGACCCCAGTGTCAATTGTGAAGAAGTTGGCAGACCTGAGGCTTGAGAAGGACTCTCCAGCCACACTGGAGTGTGAGCTGTCCAGACAAAATGTGGAGGTCAACTGGCTTAAG AATGGGACGGACCTGAAGCCAGGGAAGACCCATCACCGCATCTACTCCATGGGGAGAAAGCGTTTCTGCCAAATCCTGCAGTGTGCTCTCTCTGATTCAGGCACCTACACCTGCGATGCAGGAGACACCAGCACGTCCTGTAAACTGGAGGTCTATG AGCCTGAGCTGCTGGTGCTTCATGGGCTGGAGGACCTGTATGTCCTAGAGGACCAGAATGCGGTCTTCATGTGCGAGGTGTCCATGGAGGACGTGGCCGGAGAGTGGTACAAGGACGGACACAAAATACGGCCCAGCAGCACCATCAAGATACGCACCGAGG GGACCAAACACTTCCTCCTTATGTGCAGCGTAAAAGCGGAGGACTCAGGGGAGATCCGTTTtgtggccagacagacagagtcgaCTGCCTACCTAGAGGTGGAAG AGGCACCCGTGTCTATTGTGAAGCCCCTGAGAGATCGCACGGCTCTGGAGAAGCACCGCGTGGTTCTGGACTGCACCGTGTCCACACCGCGCTGTGAGGTCACATGGTACCGGGGCGAGACTGAGCTGGTATCCTCAGAAAGGCTACAGATCCACAGTGACGGTTGTTATCATAAACTGACCATACACGAGGCCACTGTAGAGGACGAGGGCAGCTACACCATAGAGGTTGACCAGCACAGGTCCACAGCCAGACTCTTGGTTGAAG CTCAGTCCCTGGTGATAGAGGAAGAACTGGAGGATGTGGAGGTGACAGCACCAGACCAGGCCTGTTTCCAGTGTAAAGTGTCCGTGGCCATCAACAGGCCACCACTGTGGACTCTGAATGGGGAGACTCTAACATCAAGCCCTGAGGTGCGCCTGGAGAACCATGGGACAGTCAacaaactgacactgaaaaagACCAGACCAGACATGAGCGGGACAGTCACCTTTGCTATGGGCAAGGCCAAAAGCAGCGCCAAGCTTAAAGTGATGTGA